In Candidatus Dormiibacterota bacterium, one DNA window encodes the following:
- a CDS encoding DUF190 domain-containing protein: protein MKLEGTGKLLRIFIGESDRHGAQPLYTAIVERARAEGLGGATVFKGIEGYGAHSVVHAARVFDLSTDLPVLIELVDSEERIRAFIPILDELVHEGMITMETVEVIRYKSGSPRA, encoded by the coding sequence ATGAAGCTCGAGGGAACGGGCAAACTCCTGCGCATCTTTATCGGCGAGAGCGATCGCCACGGGGCCCAGCCGCTCTATACCGCGATCGTCGAGCGAGCGCGAGCGGAGGGGCTCGGCGGAGCGACCGTTTTCAAGGGGATCGAGGGATACGGAGCGCACTCCGTCGTGCACGCTGCGCGCGTGTTCGATCTCTCGACGGATTTACCGGTGCTAATCGAACTGGTCGATAGCGAGGAGCGCATTCGTGCATTCATCCCGATCTTGGACGAACTGGTGCACGAAGGCATGATCACGATGGAAACGGTCGAGGTGATCCGCTACAAAAGCGGATCGCCCAGAGCGTAG
- the crcB gene encoding fluoride efflux transporter CrcB — MLDWRTLAAIALGGGFGSVLRYVVGFAITQRLGPGFPWGTFVINVTGSLIIGLVAELSATRALGITPLVRVFLMVGVLGGYTTFSAFSLDMVTLVGDRAAGLALLYGFGSLACGFVAAFAGIALVRALQP, encoded by the coding sequence TTGCTCGATTGGCGGACGCTCGCGGCGATCGCGCTCGGCGGCGGGTTTGGTTCGGTTCTTCGGTACGTCGTGGGCTTCGCCATTACGCAGCGGCTTGGCCCCGGGTTCCCATGGGGAACGTTCGTCATCAACGTCACCGGTAGCCTCATCATCGGCCTGGTGGCGGAACTCTCCGCAACGCGCGCGCTCGGCATCACCCCGCTGGTGCGCGTGTTCCTTATGGTGGGCGTGCTCGGCGGCTACACGACGTTCTCCGCGTTCTCGCTCGACATGGTGACGCTGGTCGGCGATCGCGCCGCGGGTTTGGCGTTGCTCTACGGCTTCGGCAGCCTCGCGTGCGGGTTCGTCGCGGCATTCGCGGGCAT
- a CDS encoding transglycosylase SLT domain-containing protein, whose amino-acid sequence MSRSRAPLLAGLCFALVLVPSFARAAERPVPTNATTIRAYAKVLHHANPQMPDWQSRSLASHLLSSAARWKISPNVLAAIVTVESSWHTHAVSYAGAMGLGQLMPGTAANLHVDPRDPVQNLAGAARYLSGLIAKFGSNPDRYSLAFAAYNAGPEAVVRYGGIPPFAETQNYVVKVLHAWHLLQASVHLPQSALADLPAQGPDIDYWLGAAH is encoded by the coding sequence ATGAGCCGATCACGCGCCCCGCTCCTTGCGGGACTCTGTTTTGCACTTGTGCTCGTTCCGAGCTTCGCACGTGCCGCCGAACGACCGGTCCCAACCAACGCCACGACCATCCGCGCCTACGCGAAGGTGCTGCATCACGCGAACCCGCAGATGCCCGACTGGCAGAGCCGCTCGCTGGCCAGCCATCTGCTTTCGAGCGCCGCTCGCTGGAAGATCAGCCCGAATGTCTTGGCCGCGATCGTCACGGTTGAATCGAGCTGGCACACCCATGCAGTCTCCTATGCCGGCGCGATGGGCCTGGGGCAGTTGATGCCCGGCACCGCGGCAAACCTTCACGTCGACCCGCGCGACCCGGTGCAGAATCTCGCCGGGGCGGCGCGCTATCTCAGCGGCCTGATCGCGAAATTCGGCTCGAACCCCGACCGTTACTCGCTCGCGTTCGCGGCCTACAACGCCGGCCCCGAAGCGGTCGTGCGGTACGGCGGCATCCCGCCGTTCGCGGAGACGCAAAACTACGTCGTCAAGGTGCTCCACGCATGGCATCTATTGCAGGCATCGGTGCACTTACCGCAGAGCGCGCTGGCAGAT